The sequence ACTCGCTCTTCTCGGTGACGAGCCGGTCGAGGAAGGGCCCGTAGCCGTCGAAGTAGTGCACGGGCACGTAGATGGCCAGGAAGCCGAGCGTGACGATGACCAGCAGGTCCTTCAGCACGGACACCCAGGCGCTGCCGCGCAGCCCGCTGACGACGACGAAGCCGGTGGTGACGGCGAAGGCGATGAAGTACGCCCAGTTCAGGCTGATGGTCCCGTAGGAGATCGTCGAGACGACGACGCCCATGCCGGTGATCTGGAGCTGGATGTAGGGGAGCAGGAACACGGTCGCGAGGACGGCGACGAGCGCGCCGAGCCAGGGCCGCCCGAAGCGGTGCGCCACCATGTCGGTGATCCCGACGAGACCGTGCTTGCGCGCGTACGCCCAGAGCATCGGGCCGACGACATAGCCGACGGCGTACCCGCAGGACATGTACGCGACGACGTACAGGACGGGCGCCCCGTAGTTGTAGCCCCAGCCGGCGGCGCCGAGGTAGCTGAAGCTGGTGTAGCCCTCCCCGGCCATCAGCACCCAGATGAAGACGGTCCCCAGGCTCCGCCCGCCCACCGACCACTCGGCGAGCCCGCCGCCGCCCCGCCTGCCGCGTACGGCGAGCAGCCCGAGCGCGACGGTGGCGACCATGAAGACCCCGAAGACGGAGGTCGCGACGGCGGCGTTCACCGGCGGTCACCCCGCCGGGTCAGCCATACGGCGACGGGGGTCAGCAGGGTCGCGCCGAGCAGCCAGAAGAAGAGGAACGGCAGCCCGAGAACGACAGGTCTGACCCGGTTCACGAACGGCAGCGCCCCCAGGTAGAGGACGTAGGGGACCAGCAACCACAGCAACTGCGGACGTCGTCTGAGCACGAGGAGACACGTTAGAGGGTCGGCGGGGGTCTGTTGCGGTCGGTCGTCCGCGCCCCGGGCCGGCTGCGTCACCACGCACGGGGCGATGGCCGTCCATGCCCTCGGGCGCGCGGTCGTCGACACCCCCCGGCCGACGGTCACCCATCCCCTCGGGCGCGCGGTCGTCGACACCCCCCGGCCGACGGTCACCCATCCCCTCGGGCGCGCGGTCGTCGACACCCCCCGGCCGACGGTCACCCATCCCCTCGGGCCGACGGTCGTCAACACCCCCGGGCAGCGACCGGGCTCACGCCGCGGGCCCACGGAGCAGCCTCCGCCGCACCCCCGCACAGCAGTACGGTGTGATTCATGCGCCCCGACACCCCTGCCGACCACATCACCGAAGCCGAGCGTCTGCTCCGCACCGCGGCGCAGTACCCCGAGGACCACGAACCGCTGCTCCTCCAGGCCGCGGCCCACCTGGAACTCGCCGGTGACCGCGCCCGTGCCACGACGCTCTACGACGAACTGCTCAACGCCCCCGGCACCGAGCACCCGCACCTGGTGAAGGCCCTCAGCGCCGCGAACCTCTGGGAGTACGGCCACGAGGCGGAGGCCCGCGCGCTGATCGACGGCGTCCGCGTGGCTGCCCCGCAGGAGGCGGCGCCGTGGGAGATCGCGGCCGAGACGCTGGAGGCCCACGACGAGCTGGAGGCGGCCCACGACCTCTTCTCCACGGCCCTGCACCTGCTGATCGCCCCGGGCGAGGAGGTCCCGTACGCGACCCAGTCGCTGCTGACCGGACGCCACCGGGTGCGCCGGCTGAGGGGCGTCCCGCACGACGCCTGGGACGAGCTGGCGGACACCCTGCACACGGCGGCGGTCCCGCTGGACGAACTCCACGACCCGAAGCGCCTGTGGTCGCTGGGCTCGTCGGACCCGGGCGAGCTGCGCGCCGAGATCACCCGGCTGCGCGCCGAACTGGGCACGTACCGCACGGCGTTGTCGCGCCCGTTCCCGGTGGCGGTGCTGCACTGGCCGGCGGACGAACTGCGCGAACTGCTCACCGCCTACCCGAGCCTGGGCAGCGAGTACGCCTCGCACCCGGACCACCTGGCCCGCCTGGAGACGGCCCTGCGCGACCTCCAGGCGGCGGGCACCCCGAACCTCGGCATCGTCCGGGGCACGGTCCCCTCCTACGAGGCCTTCGCCGCCTCGGAAGCCGCCTCCCCGGCGGACCCGGACCTGCTCCCCCAGTACGCCACGACCCTGGCCGCCCGCGGGCGCGCGGTGCCGTGGCCCCCGGCGAAGAGCGGGGAGTGCTGGTGCGGGTCGGGGGATTCGTACCGGGAGTGCCATGGGGGGCGGGTGGAGTAGGGGCGGCCGGGGCGCCCGGTGACGGGGCGGGCGGCTGATTCGGCCGGCCCGTCCGGCGGGCGCGGGCGGCGGGCGGCGGGCGCGGGCGGCGGGCGGCGGGCGCGGGCAGCCCGTCCGGCCGCCCGGAATACGGAGGCGGGCGGCCGAACGCCTCCGTACGCTGCGCCCCATGCCCGAACTCCAGCGCCTGCGCCCCGACCACGCCCCCGCCGTCCTCGCGTTCGAGCACGCCAACCGCGCCTTCTTCGCGGCGTCGGTCCCGGACCGGGGCGACGACTTCTTCGCGAACTACCCGGCCCGCCACGCGGCCCTGCTGGCCGAACAGGAGGCGGGCGTCTGCCACTTCCACGTCCTGGTGGAGTCGGGCGAGATCCTGGGCCGCTTCAACCTGATGGACGCCACCGCCGGCACCGCCGAACTCGGCTTCCGCCTCGCAGAGACCGCCACGGGCCGCGGCCTGGCAACGACCGCGGTGCACCGGCTCTTCGACCTGTGCGCCGAGAGCTACGGCCTGACGACGCTCACGGCGAGGGCGGCACTGACGAACACGGGGTCGCGAGCGGTACTGACCCGGACGGGGTTCCTGGAGACGGGCGAGCAGGTGGAACTGAACGGCAAGCGAGGCCTGGCGTACGTACGGGAGCTGGGGGCGGCGGTCGCGTCCGGCCCCGGTGTGCGGGACGGACGCCTTCCCTCCTGAACCGAAGAGCCCGCAGTCGTAGCTGCCGCACAGAAGCCGGGGGGGGGCGACCTCCCACTCAGCGACGCGATCACCGGGGAAGGCCGTCTTCAAGCCCGGTGGAACCCGGGGCGCCTTCGCACGATCGATGCGAGCAGGAGCGATTTCGTCGTGATCGACCGCGAAGAGGATCGGACGTAGGAGACTAGGCCGTGATGAGTACCGCCAGACCTTCCTCCCCCGCCGTGTCCGCCCGGATGAGTCGCCAGGCCAGCCGCGACACCGCGCCCGAGGTGGCGGTCCGGAAGCTGTTGCACGCGTCCGGTTACCGATACCGCCTCAACGAGCGGGTGCCGCACATGTCCCGGCGGACGATCGACATCGCCTTCACCCGGGCCAAGGTGGCCGTGTTCCTGGACGGATGCTTCTGGCACGGCTGCCCCGAGCACGCGACGCAACCGAAGTCGAACGCCGAGTGGTGGCGGCAGAAGCTCGATCGCAACATGGCGCGGGACGCGGAGACGACGGCGCACCTGGTGGCCGAGGGGTGGACGGTCCTGCGCTTCTGGGAGCACCAGGCTCCGGTCCAGGTCGCGGAGAAGGTGGCGGAAGTCGTCGATCAGGAGAAGTCCGCGAAGCGGACAGGGCGGGGATGCGGGGATCAGTGAGCGAGTTGCGGTTCGTGGACGTGTGCGCGGGGGCCGGCGGGTTGGCCCTCGGGCTGGAGCAGGCCGGGTTCGATCCGGTGCTGCTGTTGGACAGGAAGGCGGTGGCCTGCGAGACGCTGGGTCTGAACCGGCCGCACTGGAAGGTCCTGGAGATGGACCTGCTGGACTTCGTCCCGGACGAGCACCCGCAGACGTACGACGTCGACCTCCTGTCGGCCGGCCTTCCTCGCGTGAAGTCGAGCGCCACGGCGGCCAGGGCGGAGACGGACGAGGAGGAGCGGCTGCTCAGGGCGGCGGTCCTCCTCGCCCATTCGATCCAGCCGCGTGCCGTGATCCTGGAGAACGTGCCGGGGCTGGTCGGCGCGGGTGCCTTCGAGCCCCTGCGCGGGTTCATCCGGGAGGAGCTGGAGCACCTCGGGTATCGGCTCCACTGGTTCGTCCTGAACGCGGCGGACTACGGGGTGCCGCAGGACCGGAAGCAAGGGGTGCTCGTCGCTCTCAAGGAACCGTACGGCGATCGCTTTCGTCCACCGACGCCCACGGTGAAGGAGCATGTGCCGGTGGGTGTGGCGCTTCGGGCGTCCATGGCCTCCCGTGGATGGAGCGGGGCGGATGCCTGGGCGGCTCGGGCCGTCTCCGTGGCGCCGACATTGGTCGGCGGTTCCGACAACCGCGGGGGTGCCGATCTGGGCCCGACGGGCACGAAGGCCGCCTGGGCGCGGATGGGCGTCAACGGCGGGGCGCTGGCGGACGAAGTTCCCGGTCCGGAGACGGCCGACGCCCCGGGGCTGATCAAGCTCACGGCCGCACAGGCGGCGCTGCTGCAGGGCTTCCCCACGGAGTGGCGCTTCGCGGGCCGGAAGACTGCTCGGTACCGGCAGATCGGGCATGCATCGCCACCGGCGGTGGGGGAAGCACTGGGGCTCGCGGTCGCGGAGGCGTTGCGTGGTTGAGCACGCGTGGCTGTCCACGCACGAAGGTTAGTTGATCTTGAACGGCCGGCTACACTTCAATCCCATGACCCATGCACCTCGCCCACCCTTCCAACCTGCGGGTTTCCGCATCGTGGACTTGTTTGCCGGCCCCGGTGGCCTGGACA is a genomic window of Streptomyces sp. NBC_00708 containing:
- a CDS encoding DUF3311 domain-containing protein, producing MLRRRPQLLWLLVPYVLYLGALPFVNRVRPVVLGLPFLFFWLLGATLLTPVAVWLTRRGDRR
- a CDS encoding SEC-C domain-containing protein, with amino-acid sequence MRPDTPADHITEAERLLRTAAQYPEDHEPLLLQAAAHLELAGDRARATTLYDELLNAPGTEHPHLVKALSAANLWEYGHEAEARALIDGVRVAAPQEAAPWEIAAETLEAHDELEAAHDLFSTALHLLIAPGEEVPYATQSLLTGRHRVRRLRGVPHDAWDELADTLHTAAVPLDELHDPKRLWSLGSSDPGELRAEITRLRAELGTYRTALSRPFPVAVLHWPADELRELLTAYPSLGSEYASHPDHLARLETALRDLQAAGTPNLGIVRGTVPSYEAFAASEAASPADPDLLPQYATTLAARGRAVPWPPAKSGECWCGSGDSYRECHGGRVE
- a CDS encoding very short patch repair endonuclease, whose amino-acid sequence is MSTARPSSPAVSARMSRQASRDTAPEVAVRKLLHASGYRYRLNERVPHMSRRTIDIAFTRAKVAVFLDGCFWHGCPEHATQPKSNAEWWRQKLDRNMARDAETTAHLVAEGWTVLRFWEHQAPVQVAEKVAEVVDQEKSAKRTGRGCGDQ
- a CDS encoding GNAT family N-acetyltransferase is translated as MPELQRLRPDHAPAVLAFEHANRAFFAASVPDRGDDFFANYPARHAALLAEQEAGVCHFHVLVESGEILGRFNLMDATAGTAELGFRLAETATGRGLATTAVHRLFDLCAESYGLTTLTARAALTNTGSRAVLTRTGFLETGEQVELNGKRGLAYVRELGAAVASGPGVRDGRLPS
- a CDS encoding DNA cytosine methyltransferase, which codes for MRGSVSELRFVDVCAGAGGLALGLEQAGFDPVLLLDRKAVACETLGLNRPHWKVLEMDLLDFVPDEHPQTYDVDLLSAGLPRVKSSATAARAETDEEERLLRAAVLLAHSIQPRAVILENVPGLVGAGAFEPLRGFIREELEHLGYRLHWFVLNAADYGVPQDRKQGVLVALKEPYGDRFRPPTPTVKEHVPVGVALRASMASRGWSGADAWAARAVSVAPTLVGGSDNRGGADLGPTGTKAAWARMGVNGGALADEVPGPETADAPGLIKLTAAQAALLQGFPTEWRFAGRKTARYRQIGHASPPAVGEALGLAVAEALRG